A window of Streptomyces sp. NBC_01224 genomic DNA:
TCTCCGTAGTCGACGAACTTCCCATTAAATTGATCATCGTCGACCGGCGGATGGCCCTGCTGCCGCTCGCCCCGGAGCGCGACGACGTCGATCCGGTCGCGCTGGCCGTGCACGGTACCGGACTGCTCACCGCGCTCAGTTCGCTCTTCGAAGCGCACTTCGAGAGGGGCTGGCGCCTGCTGCCCTCCGGCGTGGACCCCGGGGCCGGGGACACCGGCGGGACCGGACTCGACGCCGTGGACCGGCAGATCGTCTCCCTTTTGTACGTGGGACTCACCGACGCAGCCATCGCCCGTCAGCTCGGGATGGGGCACCGTACCGTTCAGCGCCGCCTGCAGTCCCTCATGGTCGAGGTGGGCGCGGCCACCCGTTTCCAGCTCGGCTGGCATGCGGCGTGCAGCGGCTGGCTGGACGAGACGGACGCGCAAAGCACCCCGAACCGGGGGGAAAACAGCGCCGGTTGAGGCGTATTTACGCCTCGGCGTGTTCACGCCAGGGACATCTCTTGTACGCCCCACTGGCGTGACGAAACATCTAGGCACCGAGCGCGTGGGGCCCCGCACCGCACGCGGCTGGGCGAGTTCACGCATCTGTGCGATAGGGGAGGGTTCACGTGTTCCAGACACGACAAAGACGGCTCCGCCGTGTCCTGGCTGCCGCAGTGGTAGTCGCGGCCACCGGCTCGACGCTGCTGACGTCACCGGCCTGGGCCGAGGAGGAAGCGCCGCCGACCACGACCGTGGCCGGCGACCGGGTGCCCGTCGCGCCCGCCATGACTCAGCGTCTCGACGACACGGTCCGTGAGGGCACTCCGGCCCAGGCCGCACGGGCGCACCTGAAGGCCCACCAGGACACGTACAAGGTTCCGGTCACGGACCTCAAGACCATGAGCACCAGCAAGGACGGCAAGCAGTCGTCCGTCCGCTTCCAGCAGAAGCACAACGGGGTGCCGGTCTTCGGCGCCGAATACGCCGTGCAGACCGAGGCGGCGGACGGCGGTCAGAGCGTCACCTCCGCCACAGGCACCCTGTACACGGACCTGTCGGTCTCCACCACGCCCAGCGTTGCCGAGGCCACCGCCGAGAAGCGGATGTTCTCCCTCGACGGGAAGCTGTCGCGGGTCAAGGGCGCCAAGACCGAGGGCCACGGCCTCATCGTCCTGCCGGATGCCCGAGGCGGCAAGCTGGCCTGGCACTTCACCGTCACGGGCGCCGAGGTCAACGGCAGCCCCGTGCGCCAGGAGGTGTACGTCGACGCGAACATCGGCGGCATCGCCCTCTCGTACAACAACATCGACGCCGCGGACGCCGCGCCGGCCAAGGGGACGGGCGTGCGCGTGGACGGCTCCGAGGCGGAGCTGAACATCAACAAGGAGACGGGCGGGTCGTACACGCTCGTAGACTCCACCCAGGACATGTACGCGCGGACCGGCGGCCAGATACGCACCTACGACGCCCAGCGCAAGAGTTATTCGCTGGTGGCGGGCGGCCCGGTCACCGAGGACATTCCCCTGGCGACCTCCGCGAGCGACCGGTTCGAAGCCACCAACACGTCCTCCGGCGCGGTCGACGCACACCTGAACGCGGCGAAGGTCTACGAATACCTCAAGGACAAGCTCGGCCGTGACGGTGTCGACGGCAAGGGCGGCACGATCTACTCCGTCGTCAACGTCGCGAACAACGGCAAGGACTACGCCAACGCCTTCTGGGACGGCTCCAAGATGGTCTACGGCCACATGGACGGCGTGCCGCTGTCCGTGGGCCTGGACGTGGTCGGCCACGAGATGACCCACGGCGTCACCGAGCACTCCGCCGGGCTCGTCTACCTGAACCAGTCGGGTGCCCTCAACGAGGCGATCTCCGACTACTTCGGCAACGCCATGGAGACCGCCGACAAGGGCGTCGCGATGAGCGACCCGACGTCCGGCCTCATCGGTGAATACCTCTGCAACGGCACGAAGCCGCTGGAGGAGTGCGCACTGCGCGACCTCAACGACGGCCGCAACGCGCAGACGGACTACAAGCCCATCACGCTCGACATCGACAACGGCGGCGTGCACTCCAACTCCACCATCGTCGGTGGCGCGCTGTGGGACATGCGCAAGAACATCGACTCCGGCCTCGCCGACCGGATCACCTACCGGGCCGCCCAGAACTACCTCACCCCGCTGTCCGGCTTCACCGACATGCGCAACGCCGTCACCCTCGCCGCGAAGTCCCTGAAGGTCTCCGCGGCCGACCTCGACGCCATCGACCGGGCCTTCGACGACCACGGCATCGAGCGCGGCTGGGAGCAGAAGTCCGGCACCCACGACGGCACCACCATCGGCGCCGGCATCCTGCCCGCCTACGAGGTCTACAGCGGCATCGACGAGCAGGCCGCGCAGATCAACGGCGACGTCTACGCCATCGGCCACGGTGACGCGATCGCCTGGGACCAGGGCGGCGCCGCCTTCGGCATCACCGTCGGCCGCTTCGGCAAGAAGCCCCAGCACGAACTGGCACAGTCGGACGCCTACCTGATGGACCCGTCCCTCGACGACGAGCGTGTCGTCTTCACCCGCATCTCCGGCGACAGCGTCGGCATCTACCAGGCCGGCGACAAGGGCCAGGGCGCGATCAAGAAGCTGGTCGACACCCCGGACGCCGACGAGACCGAGCCGGTCACCGAGAACGGCGCCCTCGCCTACATCAGCACCACCCCCGACGGTGAGCAGGACGTGATGCTCCGGAGGGCCGACGGCACCACGGTCGACGTGACGCCCGAAGCCGGCACCAAGGCCTCGCGCCTCGCCATGAAGAACGGCACCATCGCCTGGGCCGGTGGCGACGGGACGTACCTGTACGTCTACGACATCGCCACGGGGAAGACCCAGAACAAGCGGATCCCCGGCTTCCTGTTCGACTGGATCTCGGACATCCAGCTCACCTCGGACCGTGTCTTCTACCGCAGCACCGGTGGATTCCTGATTCCGAGCACCACCATCGGATCGACGCCGGCCGCCGATGTGACCCAGATGAAGAGCCTGACCTACCCGAAGAGTCTGTACGTTGCCCAGTTCTCGGTCAGCGACGAGTACTTCGCCTACTCGACGTACGACTTCTGGGGCGCTCTCGGCGCCTGGAACGGCCCGACCAAGGTGAAGGTCTCCACGACCGAGGACGTGCTGGCCGGCCTGAACAACTTCAGCCTCGCTTCGTGCTCCTCCGGTTCGCAACTGGCCCCGTCGCTCGGTGACGGACAGCGGATCGTCTGGCTGGACACGACGGCCGCTGCGACGGACGTGGTGACGCGCGGGACGTTCGCGGGCACCTGCGAGTAGCATCCGCCACACGCCGGAGGTGGTCACCGGATCTTCCGGTGACCACCTCTTCGCGTACGAGCAACGGAACGCTCGTCAACTTCCTGGCGACGGCTGTGCGTACCGGAACTGTGACGCCGCTCGTTTACTGCCTTTCGACGAACCGTAGCGCTCGGGCAGGCCACGTCGTTCACAGTGATACACCGGCCGGCGTGTTCAGCGGGGGTCGGCTACATGGGGTCCATGTTCTGGTTGCCGCCGCGGCTCTCCTGCTCGCTCTGCTCCTGCAGTCGGCGGGCCTGGTCCGTCAGCCGCTTACGCTCCTTCGGGTCCGAGGTGCGCGCGGCCTCGTCCTTCATCTCCTGCGCCTTGGCACGCATCTGCTGGGCACGGCCGGATTCACCTGCAACGCTCATGATCACTCCTGGATCTGTCTGTCGGGAAGAGCGGGCCTCATCAGCGAAACAGCGCCCCGGCACCCACGCATCTCGAACAGTCACCCACCGCTATCCCCACAGCTCAAGCCCGCCCCGTTTGTGTGCCGAGGCGTGTCTGCCCGTTGCATCCTGTGCCGGCGTCTCCCGACCAAACCCTCGGCAAGTGGATTACCCGATAGGGCCACCGGCCGTGCCTGGACGGAGCTCCTCGTCGCGTGCGCTGCCTGTGCTGCCGCCGGCATTGCTGCGCTCTGAAGGGCCATCTGGTCGATGCTGCGCAGCGGCCACTCGTTGGTGGAGTTGCAGTGCTGGGCGCGCGGGGTGCGGTAGTAGTCCTGCGCCTCCCGGTAGAGGGTGGGGGCTTCCTCCAGGCCCTCCGGACTCTCGGGCGCACAGTTCAGGGTGGTCGGGGCCTCGCCGTGGGCTTCGGCGGTGCGCAGAGCGCCGGCCTGGTCGAGCATGGCCTGCAGGAACTCGGGGCCCTGTGTGCGGCCGGGCCGTTGACCAGAAGGTCACGGACGTCGATACCGCTGACGGTGCCCACGGCCCTGATCCGGTGGTCGGTCTGGGCGGCGGAGGGGACGTACCCTCTCGACGCGCAGATGCCCAGGGCGCCGATCCGGGCCGGGGCGATGTCCTCGCGGGTGGTCAGATGGGTGACGGCCCCCGGGCTCCTCGGCGCGCTGGAAGGGGTTCTCAAGACCACGCGGGCTGCCCTCGCTCTCGCCCTGGAAGGCGGCGTCGAAAGCGAGCGCAGCGAAGCCCTCGCAGGCCAGACGCTCGGCGTAGACGGGGGCGGGTGATGCTCCGGCGGGCCAGGACCCAGTGCGCTCGGTCGGGCCCGTGTCAGGGGCGGTGCTCGGCGCGGGCCCACTCGTAGACCCGCGGGCCGTGGGCTCACCAGAAACCGGAGTGGAAGCGCCGCTCGTGCGGCGCCGGGATGCCCGACCAGGCCGCGAACCGGCGGGATCGCGTCGAGCAGCGGCAGTAACCGGCTTCACACGAACCCTCGCAGCGGCTTGAGTACCGAGCGTATTTCTACTCCAGCAGCTTTCACCCGGTGCAGTAGCTTGCCAACGCCGCCTGAAATCACCAGCTGCCGCGCAGCAGAGCAACCGGAGGGTCACAAATGCCCCGAGAGGCCCCGTACCTTGCAGTAGCCGACGCGCTGCGCGCACGGATTCTCGCGGGGGAGTGGGAGATCGGGGAGCGCCTGCCGTCCCGGGCGCAGCTCGCCCAGGAGTACGGGGTCGGGCGCAACGTCACGCAGAGGGCCATGGATCGCTTGATCATCAAGGGCCTCCTCGAAGGACGCGCGGGCTCGGGCACCTACGTCCGCATGCCGCGCGAGCGCCTGCGGATGGTCCGCTCGCGGCAACGCGAACGCCGGGACGGCTCCCCCTCCCTCGCCGGTATGAAGGAGCGGGGCAAGGCCAGCGCCTGGGATTCGCACAGCCAGACACGCGTCCCCGCTCCTGAGACAATCGCCGAGCGGCTCGCGGTCAGCCCCGGAGACCTCTGCGTCAACACGCACTACGAGTTCCTCGCCGACGGGCAACCCGTCCAGCTCTCCGAATCCTGGGAGCCGATGGCCATCACGGATGGAACGCCGATCGTACTGCCCGAGACGGGCCCCCTCGCGGGAAAGGGGGTGGTTGAGCGCATGCGCTCCATCGGCGTTGATATCGAGACCGTGGTCGAGCTGCCGCGCCCGGCTCGTGCCACCCAGGCGCAGGCGAACCTACTGGGGATCAGCGTCGGGGACCTGGTGCTCCAGATCGAGCGGACCATCTACGACACCGACGGACGTCCGGTGGAAACCGCCGACATCGTCATTCCGGACGTGCGCCGGGAAGTGGCCTACGAGTTCGTGGTCGACCAGCCGTAGCCGTTGACGCCAGTAGAGCGATATTTCAAATCCGACAGTAGGTCACTCGAATGTCAATACCCTCCCGACTCGGACTCCTGCGCG
This region includes:
- a CDS encoding GntR family transcriptional regulator codes for the protein MPREAPYLAVADALRARILAGEWEIGERLPSRAQLAQEYGVGRNVTQRAMDRLIIKGLLEGRAGSGTYVRMPRERLRMVRSRQRERRDGSPSLAGMKERGKASAWDSHSQTRVPAPETIAERLAVSPGDLCVNTHYEFLADGQPVQLSESWEPMAITDGTPIVLPETGPLAGKGVVERMRSIGVDIETVVELPRPARATQAQANLLGISVGDLVLQIERTIYDTDGRPVETADIVIPDVRREVAYEFVVDQP
- a CDS encoding M4 family metallopeptidase, with the translated sequence MFQTRQRRLRRVLAAAVVVAATGSTLLTSPAWAEEEAPPTTTVAGDRVPVAPAMTQRLDDTVREGTPAQAARAHLKAHQDTYKVPVTDLKTMSTSKDGKQSSVRFQQKHNGVPVFGAEYAVQTEAADGGQSVTSATGTLYTDLSVSTTPSVAEATAEKRMFSLDGKLSRVKGAKTEGHGLIVLPDARGGKLAWHFTVTGAEVNGSPVRQEVYVDANIGGIALSYNNIDAADAAPAKGTGVRVDGSEAELNINKETGGSYTLVDSTQDMYARTGGQIRTYDAQRKSYSLVAGGPVTEDIPLATSASDRFEATNTSSGAVDAHLNAAKVYEYLKDKLGRDGVDGKGGTIYSVVNVANNGKDYANAFWDGSKMVYGHMDGVPLSVGLDVVGHEMTHGVTEHSAGLVYLNQSGALNEAISDYFGNAMETADKGVAMSDPTSGLIGEYLCNGTKPLEECALRDLNDGRNAQTDYKPITLDIDNGGVHSNSTIVGGALWDMRKNIDSGLADRITYRAAQNYLTPLSGFTDMRNAVTLAAKSLKVSAADLDAIDRAFDDHGIERGWEQKSGTHDGTTIGAGILPAYEVYSGIDEQAAQINGDVYAIGHGDAIAWDQGGAAFGITVGRFGKKPQHELAQSDAYLMDPSLDDERVVFTRISGDSVGIYQAGDKGQGAIKKLVDTPDADETEPVTENGALAYISTTPDGEQDVMLRRADGTTVDVTPEAGTKASRLAMKNGTIAWAGGDGTYLYVYDIATGKTQNKRIPGFLFDWISDIQLTSDRVFYRSTGGFLIPSTTIGSTPAADVTQMKSLTYPKSLYVAQFSVSDEYFAYSTYDFWGALGAWNGPTKVKVSTTEDVLAGLNNFSLASCSSGSQLAPSLGDGQRIVWLDTTAAATDVVTRGTFAGTCE
- a CDS encoding DUF6381 family protein, with amino-acid sequence MSVAGESGRAQQMRAKAQEMKDEAARTSDPKERKRLTDQARRLQEQSEQESRGGNQNMDPM